The Cohnella abietis genome has a segment encoding these proteins:
- a CDS encoding amino acid ABC transporter permease → MYQSLDFHFVLDYFIKLLPFVRISLVIVVCSVALGLVAGFIVALPRLYSIPVLQRVSQLYASFFRGTPILIQLFLIYYLLPELLKLVGADVTRAPALVFVIIAYGLHNAAFVSEGIRAAVSAVDRGQVEAGYALGMTGRQAFFRIVFPQALAIAMPILGNLVIATLKDTSLAFTLGVMELSGKAQTLPLMSQRFMETYIALAIIYYLISLVLEKLFRRAELRLLRHELPDDVINRRGVIGRLLSKRRGQLAKGGAENVH, encoded by the coding sequence ATGTATCAATCACTTGATTTTCATTTTGTCCTGGATTATTTCATCAAATTGCTGCCTTTCGTCCGCATCTCGCTGGTTATCGTTGTTTGTTCAGTTGCGCTTGGTCTGGTGGCAGGCTTTATAGTCGCTCTTCCGAGGCTGTACAGCATTCCAGTGCTGCAGCGGGTGTCACAGCTCTATGCTTCCTTTTTCCGAGGAACGCCGATTCTAATCCAGCTGTTTCTAATTTATTATTTGTTACCCGAGCTGTTGAAGCTTGTGGGAGCTGATGTCACAAGGGCGCCTGCCCTTGTGTTTGTCATTATCGCCTATGGTTTGCATAATGCCGCGTTTGTGTCGGAAGGAATACGAGCAGCAGTAAGTGCGGTTGATCGCGGACAGGTAGAGGCGGGTTATGCGCTTGGAATGACGGGGCGGCAGGCTTTTTTCCGTATCGTTTTCCCACAAGCACTGGCCATCGCGATGCCCATACTCGGTAATCTAGTCATTGCGACCTTGAAAGATACCTCGCTGGCCTTTACTCTCGGCGTCATGGAATTATCAGGCAAGGCACAGACTTTGCCGTTGATGTCCCAGCGGTTTATGGAAACCTATATAGCACTGGCTATTATTTATTATTTGATCAGTCTTGTTCTTGAAAAGCTATTTAGGCGCGCGGAGCTCAGACTGCTCAGACATGAGTTACCGGATGATGTGATTAACCGCAGGGGAGTTATCGGTAGGTTACTTAGCAAGAGGCGCGGTCAGCTAGCGAAAGGGGGGGCAGAAAATGTCCATTGA
- a CDS encoding transporter substrate-binding domain-containing protein: protein MRKIMLSLLVVTMLAVVLSACGKSNSEGSKGDSVKKIVVGTGTKFPQVFFLDDKGELAGFDIELLKEIDKRLPQYEFEFTTSDLTNLFLSLKTNKVDLIAHQLEKNPEREAEYLFNELPYAYWKSKIIVSKDNNEPIKSLADLKDKKAIVTANSAAATMLENYNKEHDNAIKIVYQSGAANDMLTQISSGRADFFIAPDFTLGIVDPKGLLKSVGEPLTSSDIQYVFRKDDPDSKTLADAIDGVLKELRADGTLTALSNKWLGFDATVK, encoded by the coding sequence ATGAGAAAGATTATGTTGTCCTTATTGGTTGTTACTATGTTGGCAGTAGTGCTGTCCGCCTGCGGTAAAAGTAATTCAGAGGGAAGCAAGGGTGATAGTGTAAAGAAAATCGTAGTGGGTACAGGTACGAAGTTCCCACAAGTATTTTTCCTAGATGATAAGGGTGAGCTGGCGGGATTTGATATTGAACTGCTGAAGGAAATCGACAAGAGGCTTCCGCAGTATGAATTTGAATTCACAACTTCGGATTTGACTAATCTGTTCCTAAGCCTTAAGACGAACAAAGTGGATTTGATTGCCCATCAGCTTGAGAAAAACCCTGAGCGTGAAGCTGAGTATTTGTTCAATGAATTGCCTTACGCATATTGGAAAAGCAAAATTATCGTGTCCAAGGATAATAATGAACCCATTAAGTCTCTAGCCGATTTGAAGGACAAGAAGGCAATTGTAACGGCTAACAGCGCTGCGGCGACAATGCTGGAGAACTACAACAAAGAACACGATAACGCGATCAAAATTGTTTATCAAAGCGGTGCAGCCAACGATATGCTTACACAGATTTCCTCTGGCAGAGCGGATTTCTTCATTGCTCCTGACTTTACGCTAGGCATTGTCGATCCGAAAGGCCTGTTGAAGTCGGTAGGCGAGCCACTGACCTCCTCAGACATTCAGTACGTATTCCGCAAGGATGATCCAGATTCCAAAACATTGGCCGATGCTATCGATGGCGTGCTGAAAGAATTGCGTGCTGACGGTACATTGACGGCTTTGAGTAATAAGTGGCTTGGTTTTGATGCTACGGTTAAATAG
- a CDS encoding S-layer homology domain-containing protein, protein MAKESRVKQRKFGIFQLAIAVSVLINLFALTIPVAAAEVDKTILDISKGNIIIDKDSVIGKKPDNSNAAYNSNGYIITGNIINSYTVVIKGGVEQNVTLHDTSITKNDTSHVSIPTISILGEGTKVNLILSGKNTVSSYNGENQKAAISVPEGTELTIDTIDDTDRHSLTVSSYSGAAAIGGNYGETAGKITINHGTISASFINKGNKAAAIGGGEGGAGGTIVINGGVISVESYEGSAAAIGGGDVRFSYPAKSTHITINGGTISTKVPNGAIANNYDSIGFGQASPANSADNLLKTTVIVNGGNIYNKNGTNNNTIYLLNGRQPVNAAGTTLYSTAIKVDASTVPANGTAVSVNYDGKTLNTSILNNGYIYLFLPVGTRQVEITAAGKTYYGHVETTALTNVNPNSSGIVSRTIATKPTIKIYNDDVEVIKFNVGEKSTLSVTNVSDVFNKSNYKLVYGEDFTVEWYNGSTRIDPASYAANPSQLTVIPSTKADKYKAIFVPLTTANSKVDTKSSDSDVLTPTEITVNIAAILGVTAPGNGGTPVKVITPTDQYTGTVTWTPSHATFGASTKYTARIALTAKPGYTFNGVSANSFTVSGATTVTNSINTGIVTAVFPETRAVPDTAINITAIPGVTALVKGATPVTAITGTEQYTGTVSWEPTAGTFGASTTYTATITLTAKAGYTLAGVLANSFTVIGATNVTHAANSGVVTAVFPATEANVISISAIPGVTSPVNGETPVTEITPTDEYTGTVRWEPTAGTFGASTTYTATITLTAKPGYTLTGVSANSFTVIGATTVAHAANSGIVTAVFPATAANPAVISISAIPGVTAPVKGETPVTEITPTDEYTGTVSWEPTAGAFGASTTYTATITLTAKPGYTLAGVLANSFTVIGATTVTHAANSGVVTAVFPVTEANVISISAIPGVTAPANGATPVTEITPTDEYTGTVSWEPTAGTFGASTTYTATITLTAKPGYTLAGVLANSFTVIGATTVAHAENSGVVTAVFPATAADPDPDVDAVISIFAIPGINAPANGATPVTAITETEQYTGTVSWEPTAGTFGASTTYTATVLLTSKAGYTLTGVSANSFTVIGATTVTHAANSGVVTAVFPATAADPDRDVDAVISIFAIPGINAPANGATPVTEITPTDEYTGTVSWEPTAGTFGASTTYTATITLTSKTGYTLTGVSANSFTVIGATTVTHAANSGVVTAVFPTTAAKRVTVTIQAGTGGTITTGTSGSFGVGETITLAASANSNYSFIGWTSNGGTFANANSVSTIFTVPDANVSLTANFTYSGGNNSVEAPTSPSVPTSPSIPEPHPEPQPSVDVYRSDVINLSSLVDFIESKVTEGKNSTVKVESDDTKGHWAEKTIDTFVNLHIIEGYGQGKFKPNGNITRAEFAVLITRVFGISDVNNSIVLNDVGNHWAKEAIEKLAGLGVIGGYGDGTFKPDKSISREEIVIILSRILNLDKLNKDSSKGKFTDLDASSPYAADEIQKAAEAGIISGKSNGTFDPKGKATRAEALTVLLNALNLDPKVKTLLESLN, encoded by the coding sequence ATGGCTAAAGAAAGTAGAGTTAAACAACGTAAATTTGGAATATTCCAGCTTGCGATTGCAGTATCTGTTTTGATTAATCTTTTTGCACTCACGATCCCGGTTGCTGCAGCAGAAGTGGACAAGACGATTTTAGATATATCAAAAGGGAACATTATTATCGACAAAGACTCTGTAATAGGTAAGAAGCCTGACAATAGCAACGCAGCTTATAATTCGAATGGCTATATTATTACGGGAAATATTATAAACAGCTATACCGTTGTTATTAAAGGTGGTGTGGAGCAAAATGTAACGCTTCACGACACATCAATTACGAAAAACGATACATCTCATGTTTCTATTCCGACAATTTCAATATTAGGAGAGGGCACTAAGGTTAACTTAATCTTGAGCGGGAAGAATACCGTGTCTTCCTATAATGGAGAAAACCAAAAAGCTGCAATAAGCGTTCCTGAAGGCACTGAGCTTACTATTGATACGATTGACGACACGGATAGACATTCCTTAACCGTTAGTAGCTATAGCGGTGCGGCAGCAATCGGTGGGAATTATGGGGAAACAGCGGGGAAGATTACAATTAATCACGGAACAATTTCAGCAAGTTTTATAAATAAAGGAAATAAGGCTGCTGCCATAGGTGGTGGAGAAGGTGGAGCAGGGGGGACAATCGTCATTAATGGCGGAGTCATTTCAGTAGAATCTTACGAAGGAAGCGCTGCTGCCATCGGCGGCGGCGATGTACGTTTCAGTTACCCTGCTAAATCGACGCACATTACTATTAACGGCGGAACTATATCTACGAAAGTACCAAATGGTGCTATAGCTAACAATTACGATTCGATTGGTTTTGGACAAGCTTCGCCTGCGAATAGTGCTGACAATTTGCTGAAGACGACGGTCATCGTTAATGGGGGTAACATTTACAATAAAAATGGAACCAACAATAATACGATCTATCTTCTCAACGGAAGACAGCCAGTGAATGCGGCTGGCACTACTTTATATTCTACAGCAATTAAAGTGGATGCTTCTACAGTTCCCGCGAACGGAACTGCGGTGTCCGTCAATTATGATGGGAAAACACTTAACACCTCGATTTTGAATAACGGGTACATCTATCTTTTCCTTCCTGTCGGTACACGACAGGTTGAAATTACAGCTGCTGGAAAGACCTATTATGGTCATGTTGAGACAACGGCATTAACTAACGTAAATCCTAATAGCTCCGGTATAGTATCACGCACCATTGCTACTAAGCCAACGATCAAAATTTATAATGACGATGTAGAAGTTATCAAGTTCAACGTTGGAGAAAAAAGTACGCTTTCTGTTACGAACGTATCTGACGTATTCAATAAAAGTAACTACAAATTGGTCTATGGAGAAGATTTTACTGTTGAATGGTACAATGGCTCGACGCGGATTGACCCTGCCAGCTACGCAGCAAACCCATCCCAATTAACGGTAATACCATCAACCAAAGCGGATAAATACAAAGCTATATTTGTTCCCCTCACTACAGCAAATAGTAAGGTAGATACCAAAAGCAGTGATTCTGATGTTCTAACACCAACGGAGATCACCGTCAATATTGCAGCCATCCTGGGTGTAACCGCACCAGGAAATGGCGGTACACCAGTAAAGGTAATCACGCCAACGGATCAATACACAGGGACAGTAACCTGGACCCCCTCACATGCAACTTTTGGTGCAAGCACAAAGTATACGGCGAGAATTGCATTGACTGCAAAACCAGGCTATACGTTTAATGGCGTATCAGCTAACTCTTTCACGGTAAGCGGAGCAACAACCGTAACAAATTCTATTAACACGGGAATAGTAACGGCTGTGTTCCCGGAGACACGAGCAGTTCCGGATACTGCAATCAATATAACAGCCATCCCAGGTGTAACCGCACTAGTAAAGGGTGCGACACCAGTAACGGCAATCACGGGAACAGAACAATATACAGGAACAGTGAGCTGGGAGCCAACAGCTGGAACGTTTGGCGCGAGCACAACGTATACGGCGACAATTACATTGACGGCAAAAGCAGGGTACACATTAGCAGGAGTGTTAGCTAACTCTTTCACAGTAATTGGAGCAACAAACGTAACCCATGCTGCCAACTCGGGAGTTGTAACAGCAGTATTCCCGGCGACAGAAGCCAACGTGATCAGTATTTCCGCTATCCCAGGTGTAACCTCACCAGTAAATGGTGAGACACCGGTAACGGAAATTACGCCAACTGATGAATACACAGGGACGGTTAGATGGGAGCCAACAGCTGGTACGTTTGGCGCGAGCACAACGTATACGGCGACAATTACATTGACGGCCAAACCAGGATACACATTAACAGGAGTGTCAGCTAACTCTTTCACAGTAATTGGAGCAACAACAGTGGCTCATGCTGCCAACTCGGGAATTGTAACAGCAGTATTTCCGGCGACAGCAGCCAATCCAGCTGTAATCAGTATCTCCGCTATCCCAGGTGTAACCGCACCAGTAAAGGGCGAGACACCGGTAACGGAAATTACGCCAACTGATGAATACACAGGAACAGTGAGCTGGGAGCCAACAGCTGGTGCGTTTGGCGCGAGCACAACGTATACGGCGACAATTACATTGACGGCCAAACCAGGGTACACATTAGCAGGAGTGTTAGCTAATTCTTTCACAGTAATTGGAGCAACAACCGTAACCCATGCTGCCAACTCGGGAGTTGTAACAGCTGTTTTCCCGGTAACAGAAGCCAACGTGATCAGTATTTCCGCTATCCCAGGTGTAACCGCACCGGCAAATGGCGCGACACCGGTAACGGAAATTACGCCAACTGATGAATACACAGGAACAGTGAGCTGGGAGCCAACAGCTGGTACTTTTGGGGCAAGCACAACGTATACGGCAACAATTACGTTGACGGCCAAACCAGGGTATACATTAGCAGGAGTGTTAGCTAACTCTTTCACAGTAATTGGAGCAACAACCGTAGCCCATGCTGAAAACTCAGGAGTCGTAACAGCAGTATTCCCGGCGACAGCAGCAGATCCCGATCCGGATGTTGATGCCGTAATCAGTATCTTTGCCATCCCAGGTATAAACGCACCGGCAAATGGTGCGACACCGGTAACAGCAATTACGGAAACAGAACAATATACAGGAACAGTGAGCTGGGAGCCAACAGCTGGAACATTTGGCGCGAGCACAACGTATACGGCGACAGTTTTATTGACGTCAAAAGCAGGGTACACGCTAACAGGAGTGTCAGCTAATTCTTTCACAGTAATTGGAGCAACAACTGTAACCCATGCTGCCAACTCGGGAGTCGTGACAGCGGTATTCCCGGCGACAGCAGCAGATCCCGATCGGGATGTTGATGCCGTAATCAGTATCTTTGCCATCCCAGGTATAAACGCACCGGCAAATGGTGCGACACCGGTAACGGAAATTACGCCAACTGATGAATACACAGGAACAGTGAGCTGGGAACCAACAGCTGGAACGTTTGGCGCGAGCACAACGTATACGGCGACAATTACTTTGACGTCAAAAACAGGGTACACGCTAACAGGAGTGTCAGCTAACTCTTTCACAGTAATTGGAGCAACAACCGTAACCCATGCTGCAAACTCGGGAGTCGTGACAGCGGTATTCCCGACGACAGCGGCAAAAAGAGTAACTGTCACAATACAAGCAGGAACAGGTGGTACAATTACCACGGGTACAAGCGGAAGTTTTGGAGTTGGGGAAACAATCACATTGGCAGCATCTGCAAACAGCAATTATTCATTCATTGGTTGGACTTCAAATGGGGGAACGTTCGCAAATGCAAACAGCGTATCCACTATATTTACAGTTCCGGATGCTAACGTTTCCTTAACGGCGAATTTTACTTACTCCGGCGGAAATAACAGTGTAGAGGCGCCGACATCTCCGTCTGTACCGACATCTCCGTCTATACCGGAACCTCATCCGGAACCTCAACCGTCGGTTGATGTATATCGGAGCGACGTGATTAATTTAAGCAGCTTAGTTGATTTTATCGAATCCAAGGTTACTGAAGGTAAAAATTCGACAGTTAAGGTTGAATCTGATGATACTAAAGGACACTGGGCTGAGAAGACTATCGATACGTTTGTGAACCTGCACATCATTGAAGGCTACGGACAAGGGAAATTTAAGCCTAATGGTAATATTACACGTGCTGAATTCGCTGTGCTCATCACTCGAGTATTCGGTATCAGTGATGTCAATAATTCCATTGTGCTGAATGATGTGGGCAATCACTGGGCTAAGGAAGCAATTGAAAAGCTTGCAGGCTTAGGGGTGATCGGCGGCTATGGCGATGGGACCTTTAAACCGGACAAATCGATTAGCCGCGAAGAAATTGTCATCATTCTTTCCCGCATTTTGAACCTGGATAAGTTGAATAAAGATTCGTCCAAAGGGAAATTCACTGATCTGGATGCCTCAAGCCCTTATGCAGCTGACGAAATCCAGAAGGCAGCTGAAGCCGGTATTATTAGCGGCAAGAGTAATGGCACCTTCGATCCTAAAGGAAAAGCTACACGCGCAGAAGCTCTAACAGTACTTCTGAATGCTTTGAACCTCGACCCTAAAGTTAAAACTCTATTAGAGAGCCTGAACTAA
- a CDS encoding RQC-minor-1 family DNA-binding protein — protein sequence MTIHRRDEKQQLPLPQEEIFVILNAADEISARGGRTMLAKLLKGSKDKRLIGLELDKTPCYGYFAKNTLDEITTKIDWMLKHEFLAIEIYGKLPLLVFTERGWKITRSLQIESFLNEWNTWLDQGKVDIDMTYLKERNREMMLLFLERIKESGDLKYVPYMRMWAAIAFKKVATVINMTIDEMLKQSSVAKGSSLYPREREEVLMALQMNMLVLQPKILKCWDCRERFVFEVEEQEFFKLKGFNDPKRCPECRERKMLRRMGIDLEAGDSL from the coding sequence ATGACTATTCATCGCCGCGATGAGAAACAACAGCTTCCCCTTCCTCAAGAGGAAATCTTCGTCATTCTCAATGCAGCCGACGAGATTTCCGCGCGTGGAGGCAGGACGATGCTGGCAAAACTTCTAAAAGGCTCCAAGGACAAGCGGTTGATAGGATTGGAGTTGGATAAGACGCCTTGCTATGGCTATTTTGCCAAGAATACGTTGGACGAAATAACCACAAAAATTGATTGGATGCTCAAGCATGAATTCCTTGCCATTGAGATATACGGTAAATTGCCACTCCTCGTATTTACGGAAAGAGGCTGGAAAATCACGCGGTCTCTTCAAATAGAGTCGTTCCTGAATGAATGGAATACCTGGTTGGATCAAGGGAAAGTGGATATTGATATGACGTACTTGAAAGAACGAAACCGGGAAATGATGCTGCTCTTCCTTGAACGGATCAAAGAGAGCGGCGATTTGAAGTACGTTCCTTATATGCGAATGTGGGCCGCAATCGCTTTCAAGAAAGTCGCAACTGTTATTAACATGACAATAGATGAAATGCTGAAGCAGTCATCTGTCGCTAAAGGCTCATCTCTATATCCCCGTGAACGAGAAGAGGTGCTCATGGCGCTTCAGATGAACATGCTGGTGCTGCAGCCTAAAATATTGAAGTGCTGGGATTGCAGAGAGCGGTTCGTATTTGAGGTGGAGGAACAGGAGTTTTTTAAGTTGAAAGGGTTCAATGACCCAAAGCGCTGCCCGGAATGCCGGGAAAGGAAGATGCTTAGGCGCATGGGAATTGATCTAGAAGCGGGTGATTCGTTATGA
- a CDS encoding helix-turn-helix domain-containing protein, which translates to MGSVISKAVKMPQGLSGVGMLKMKGLSVMGACAYSDIQTGRMYLQDHVLLAVLEGVYIVRYGDQEYTVRKNEMVLLHKGIVIEYKKYGEEDSRRVLDYMMFFLKDELLHEFMKISSLPSSESVSPVPVAVHSVNERLLSYIASLKPYFDEPEGIQDELIKLKMLELLFDILDADKGLLNQILQLRQQRRTSIVEVVEKNLLNPISLQDLAYLSGRSLSTFKREFRKIYNEPAIQWIRNRRLEKAKELLTHPGISITEVCMATGFENVSHFSKVWKKKYGVPPSAMRNRSASEKYIVEG; encoded by the coding sequence ATGGGGTCCGTAATTAGCAAGGCTGTGAAAATGCCTCAGGGTCTATCCGGTGTTGGCATGCTGAAGATGAAAGGATTGTCGGTTATGGGGGCATGTGCTTATTCCGATATCCAGACCGGAAGGATGTATCTGCAGGATCATGTTCTTTTAGCTGTTCTGGAAGGGGTCTACATTGTCAGATACGGTGATCAGGAATATACGGTAAGGAAAAACGAAATGGTGCTTTTACATAAAGGGATTGTCATTGAGTATAAGAAGTATGGGGAAGAGGATTCGAGGCGTGTATTGGATTATATGATGTTCTTTCTGAAGGATGAATTGCTTCATGAGTTTATGAAGATATCCAGTCTTCCTTCTTCCGAGTCTGTATCGCCTGTTCCAGTTGCCGTTCATTCGGTGAACGAGCGCCTGTTAAGCTATATTGCATCACTTAAGCCCTATTTTGACGAGCCGGAGGGCATTCAAGACGAATTAATTAAACTGAAAATGCTAGAGCTTTTATTTGATATATTGGATGCGGACAAAGGGTTATTGAACCAAATTTTGCAGCTGAGGCAGCAACGTCGCACAAGCATTGTGGAGGTAGTGGAAAAGAATCTGCTAAACCCGATATCGCTTCAGGATCTGGCCTATTTGTCTGGCAGAAGCTTATCGACCTTCAAAAGGGAATTTCGGAAGATTTATAATGAGCCTGCCATTCAATGGATTCGTAATCGCCGGTTAGAGAAGGCTAAGGAGCTATTGACCCATCCCGGAATATCCATAACGGAAGTCTGTATGGCTACAGGCTTCGAAAACGTCTCGCACTTCTCGAAAGTTTGGAAGAAGAAGTATGGGGTCCCTCCATCGGCAATGAGGAATCGCAGCGCTTCCGAAAAATATATTGTTGAGGGGTAA
- a CDS encoding nuclear transport factor 2 family protein: MSQIDKQNELHNKALISRLRYHDDRSDAKYMLKNRYKQYKQKGEDNMENVNKLSLEEIADRYAIRDLVDAYAFCADTRDAEGQMALFTEDTLFRVFMDESQEEPTQVVNNRNDLAPIFENLNTYNSTMHFNGQSKVTLSGDTAVGTTYCFAHHLTIDGDAQKLMVASIRYYDKFVKIDNKWYFKERDLKVAWVETKPQHS; this comes from the coding sequence ATGAGCCAAATTGACAAACAGAATGAGCTTCACAACAAAGCTTTAATAAGTCGGCTCCGGTATCATGATGATAGAAGTGATGCAAAATATATGTTGAAAAACAGATACAAACAATATAAACAAAAAGGTGAGGATAACATGGAAAATGTAAATAAACTATCTCTTGAAGAAATTGCTGACCGTTATGCAATACGCGATCTCGTTGATGCATATGCATTTTGTGCAGATACGCGGGATGCTGAAGGTCAAATGGCATTATTTACTGAAGATACTCTTTTTAGAGTATTTATGGATGAAAGTCAGGAAGAACCAACCCAAGTCGTTAATAACAGAAATGATTTAGCACCCATTTTTGAAAACTTAAATACGTATAACTCCACCATGCACTTTAATGGTCAAAGTAAAGTAACTTTATCTGGTGATACTGCAGTTGGGACAACCTATTGCTTTGCTCATCATTTAACCATTGATGGCGATGCCCAAAAATTAATGGTCGCATCTATACGGTATTACGACAAATTCGTAAAAATTGATAATAAGTGGTATTTCAAAGAAAGAGATCTCAAGGTTGCATGGGTTGAAACTAAACCTCAACATAGCTAA
- a CDS encoding AraC family transcriptional regulator gives MYEQLEQIAKEWRTPGDLERLHARTLFYQFIYELIRQLREQDVQIIRAEPAEQALKYLHEHYAEPLTLEFLASLLDCSPSHLSRIFKQRTACSPIEYMIRLRISRAKSLLANTEAPLQKIALSIGYVDVYYFSRIFKKHTGQSPLRYRETCHDPIVKQHNPLLMLRSSIVPDKLRRYINKRNDNHYQYTDKGALHLIRNRKQSTALTVLLSLTLLLSACSGVTNNNINATASSGSTSDSTASGNNGQAETNQTTAASATVKYTGADGEVEIPRNPQRIVILTHAYVGYFMALGINPVGAPTMTMGNPFYKGKIDGMEDIGAPDAFSNEKIITLNPDLIIALKGTKNLEEISKIAPVVTINYGEKNYKEQLLDFGKMTNRTDAAQQWVDNWEKKIAEYKPQVLLAVGDQTVSVLSQTGKSVSIYGEGYGRGTEILYDEFGLKGPQAFDLKLGWAEFSLEKLPEFAGDYIFTSPDASENEDSSPMYTSDLWNKLPAIKNKRVFYIDKKSAAFNDPITLDALLPIVVDSLTSAAGDKS, from the coding sequence TTGTATGAGCAGCTGGAGCAGATTGCCAAAGAATGGCGCACGCCTGGCGATCTCGAGCGGCTGCATGCGAGGACATTGTTTTATCAATTTATATACGAGCTTATTCGTCAGCTTCGCGAACAGGATGTTCAAATCATTCGGGCAGAACCAGCTGAGCAAGCACTAAAATATTTACACGAACATTATGCTGAGCCTCTGACTCTGGAGTTTCTGGCATCGCTGCTGGATTGTAGCCCCAGCCATCTATCGAGGATATTCAAGCAACGCACGGCCTGCAGTCCCATTGAATATATGATCCGCCTGCGTATCAGCAGAGCCAAAAGCCTGCTTGCCAATACTGAAGCACCTTTGCAGAAAATAGCCTTAAGCATTGGTTATGTAGATGTGTATTATTTTAGCCGTATCTTTAAAAAGCATACCGGGCAGTCTCCTCTTCGCTACCGTGAAACCTGCCATGATCCGATCGTTAAGCAGCATAATCCATTGCTAATGCTAAGATCATCCATTGTTCCTGATAAGCTTAGACGTTATATTAATAAACGCAATGATAATCATTATCAATATACGGATAAAGGGGCTCTTCACTTGATCAGAAATAGAAAACAGTCAACCGCTTTAACTGTGCTGCTTAGTCTTACTCTACTTCTAAGCGCATGCTCAGGAGTAACGAACAATAACATCAACGCAACCGCAAGTTCTGGTTCAACCTCCGACTCAACAGCCAGTGGAAACAATGGACAGGCAGAGACGAACCAGACTACGGCTGCTTCAGCAACTGTAAAGTACACAGGAGCCGATGGAGAAGTCGAGATCCCCAGAAATCCGCAAAGAATCGTCATTTTGACCCATGCCTATGTTGGCTATTTCATGGCGCTTGGCATTAATCCGGTCGGAGCACCAACGATGACAATGGGGAATCCTTTTTATAAAGGGAAGATCGATGGTATGGAGGACATTGGGGCACCGGATGCCTTTTCGAACGAGAAAATTATAACATTAAATCCAGATCTTATCATTGCCCTTAAAGGTACAAAAAATCTGGAAGAAATAAGTAAAATCGCACCAGTCGTAACGATAAATTATGGCGAAAAAAACTATAAAGAGCAATTGCTTGATTTCGGTAAAATGACGAATCGTACAGATGCGGCTCAACAATGGGTGGATAATTGGGAAAAGAAGATAGCTGAATATAAACCTCAGGTTCTACTGGCAGTCGGTGACCAAACGGTATCTGTGTTAAGCCAAACTGGAAAAAGTGTATCCATTTATGGTGAAGGTTACGGACGGGGAACGGAAATTTTATATGATGAGTTTGGACTAAAGGGCCCTCAAGCATTCGACCTGAAGCTTGGTTGGGCGGAATTCTCTCTCGAGAAGCTCCCCGAGTTTGCTGGCGATTATATCTTTACATCTCCGGATGCGTCAGAAAATGAGGATTCAAGTCCTATGTACACAAGTGATCTGTGGAATAAACTTCCTGCAATCAAGAATAAGCGGGTGTTTTACATCGATAAGAAATCAGCCGCCTTCAACGATCCCATTACACTTGACGCACTGCTGCCGATTGTTGTCGATAGCCTGACTTCTGCTGCTGGCGATAAGAGCTGA